One region of Mycteria americana isolate JAX WOST 10 ecotype Jacksonville Zoo and Gardens chromosome 17, USCA_MyAme_1.0, whole genome shotgun sequence genomic DNA includes:
- the LAMC3 gene encoding laminin subunit gamma-3: MARPPGLCMLALLGLGLGLGAGGSPACQDPRGQPRRCMPVFENAAFGRAAQATNTCGSPPEDYCLQMGARHASALCHRCDATDPRQHHNASFLTDFHSQEESTWWQSQSMAFGIQHPNSVNITLHLGKAYEITYVRLKFHTSRPESFAIYKRSRAEGPWVPFQYYSASCEKTYGKRQRHYLRPGEDEQVAFCTDEFSDISPLSGGNVAFSTLEGRPSAYNFDGSPALQEWVTVTDLLISLNRLNTFGDDIFKDPKVLQSYYYAISDFSVGGRCKCNGHASECVPDEAGQLVCVCQHNTAGTDCERCQPFYQDRPWARGTAEAANECLPCNCSGRSDECFYDRELYRRSGHGGHCRNCRDNTAGPRCERCRQNHYRWEQQAACQPCHCHPAGSLQPQCDSSGTCLCKANVTGWKCERCKDGYHSLSEGGCRPCACDPAGSVGTCDPNTGHCTCKERVEGHLCNRCQPGWFNLQPHNPAGCTSCFCHGHSTACAAADGYEVTHVRSDFSRGLEGWAAAAPGSADLTLRWADGEIVTEWDGEEPVDFLAPEKFLQNQRLSYGQLLSLLLGVEGNGTGMETGVPLLRVQLVLEGEGMEFTMSNSKSQLQRGKQAVTFRLHEVEEGAEPSLSAFSFQRLLSNLTALRLRVSHGPVQGRLSLSEVQLTSARPGPGARVGWVEECTCPPGYAGQFCQSCAPGFKREIPFGGPFVSCVPCACNQHGDCHPLAGHCQCLHNTEGPFCERCSPGFYGNPFVGRFDDCKPCPCPGHSPCTEVPSSGEVVCTHCPPGQRGKRCELCDDGFFGDPLGQRGPVHPCVPCQCHGNVDLNAVGNCDPVSGRCLRCLYNTTGEHCERCQPGFYGDALAPDPAGKCAPCDCNPDGSAPGLEGCDPSTGQCHCLPHVTGRACGLCQPGYYGLQPAVGCKSCECHPTGSQESGCHALTGQCSCQPGVAGKQCDRCHHGFFGFSARGCRACNCSPLGSVTPQCHENSTCLCRPGFVGYKCDRCQANFFPDPSSSRCQQCPACYGLVKDEADRLKARLQEMEERLQNPGCDAHPGQSPMLGDAPRGDGLPSPHLLQGARAALSAQVGRLAGALGTARGRLSNASQATGCSGHGPPKTCILLSEIGAVLQSAQREILHAADTLATTEIPQEIPQQPTNWSRRALEARELAESHEDAMAQVEAVVRRALHASNASSKFLQNLLEGNAMQEVQRELEAGYEEIQRAREELGAGVAEARRAFAAVQQANTDMAEKLLQVAALGQQALPAQAGALAQDLAALEQAAEAQEPSARQAVEASRALAAPLHQQLQRTRGFEQLRDRAGSAHSTATSAVSHGKAVLSDAESLLASLEGMTKVLGHRKGRAALSRRMTLVRDRAMAEAQRKIKQAEKMLGNSLSISTAAGRMAGEAEQVSGESAKRAHAVLQESKQARKHASQLATRANETRRELSRQEHVAEKLRGDLEEAHQVGTEVSEMAKSLQEARGSLISDIETLNDLLSSLGNLEQAAQVEAVLSAGRLQLERLWLRLAASGALAGQLSLLRQEAARQQEKIQAFESDLAEIRADKQNLEDILRSLPEGCSKWQ, translated from the exons ATGGCACGGCCTCCCGGGCTCTGCATGCtggccctgctggggctggggctggggctgggggcagggggctCGCCTGCCTGCCAGGACCCCCGGGGCCAGCCCCGACGCTGCATGCCCGTCTTCGAGAACGCTGCCTTTGGCCGGGCCGCCCAGGCCACCAACACGTGCGGTTCCCCTCCCGAGGACTACTGCCTGCAGATGGGCGCTCGCCATGCCAGCGCCCTGTGCCACCGCTGCGACGCCACGGACCCCCGGCAGCACCACAACGCCTCCTTCCTCACCGACTTCCACAGCCAGGAGGAGAGCACTTGGTGGCAGAGCCAGTCCATGGCCTTCGGCATCCAGCACCCCAACTCCGTCAACATCACCCTCCACCTGG GCAAAGCCTACGAGATCACCTACGTGCGGCTGAAGTTTCATACCAGTCGCCCCGAGAGCTTCGCCATCTACAAGCGCAGCCGCGCCGAGGGGCCCTGGGTGCCCTTCCAGTACTACAGCGCGTCCTGCGAGAAGACCTACGGGAAGCGGCAGCGGCACTACCTGCGGCCGGGGGAGGACGAGCAAGTGGCCTTCTGCACCGACGAATTCAGCGACATCTCCCCGCTGAGCGGGGGCAACGTGGCCTTCTCCACCCTCGAGGGACGGCCCAGCGCCTACAATTTCGACGGGAGCCCCGCGCTGCAG GAGTGGGTGACCGTCACCGACCTGCTCATCTCTTTGAACCGGCTCAACACATTCGGGGATGACATCTTCAAGGACCCCAAGGTGCTGCAGTCGTACTACTACGCCATCTCTGACTTCTCTGTCGGTGGCAG GTGCAAATGCAACGGCCACGCCAGCGAGTGCGTGCCGGACGAGGCTGGGCAGCTGGTCTGCGTGTGCCAGCACAACACAGCCGGCACCGACTGCGAGCGCTGCCAGCCCTTCTACCAAGACCGGCCCTGGGCTCGCGGCACCGCCGAGGCCGCCAACGAGTGTCTCC CTTGCAACTGCAGCGGCCGCTCGGACGAGTGCTTCTACGACCGGGAGCTGTACCGCCGCAGCGGGCACGGGGGCCACTGCCGTAACTGCCGCGACAACACGGCCGGGCCCCGCTGCGAGCGCTGCCGGCAGAACCACTACCGCTGGGAGCAGCAGGCggcctgccagccctgccactgcCACCCCGCAG GCTCCCTGCAACCCCAGTGCGACAGCTCGGGGACCTGCCTCTGCAAAGCCAACGTGACGGGCTGGAAGTGCGAGCGCTGCAAGGACGGCTACCACAGCCTCAGCGAAGGCGGCTGCAG ACCCTGTGCCTGCGACCCCGCCGGCAGCGTGGGCACCTGCGACCCCAACACGGGGCACTGCACCTGCAAGGAAAGGGTGGAGGGGCACTTGTGCAACAG GTGCCAGCCAGGCTGGTTTAACCTGCAGCCCCACAACCCCGCCGGCTGCACCAGCTGCTTCTGCCACGGCCACTCCACCGCCTGCGCGGCGGCAGACGGCTACGAGGTGACCCACGTCCGCTCCGACTTCAGCCGAG ggctggagggctgggctGCCGCGGCTCCGGGCTCCGCGGACCTGACTCTGCGTTGGGCTGACGGGGAGATTGTCACCGAGTGGGACGGAGAGGAGCCGGTGGATTTTCTTGCACCAG AGAAGTTTCTGCAGAACCAGCGTCTCAGTTACGggcagctcctgtccctgctgctgggagTGGAGGGGAACGGGACGGGGATGGAGACCGGGGTGCCCCTGCTCCGGGTCCAGCTGGTGCTGGAGGGCGAGGGGATGGAGTTCACCATGTCCAACAGCAAGAGCCAGCTCCAGCGTGGAAAGCAGGCTGTCACCTTCAG GCTGCACGAGGTAGAGGAGGGTGCAGAGCCTTCGCTGTCGGCCTTCAGCTTCCAGCGCCTGCTCTCTAACCTGACTGCCCTCCGCCTCCGCGTGAGCCACGGCCCCGTGCAAG GCAGGCTGTCCCTGAGCGAGGTCCAGCTCACGTCCGctcgccccgggccgggggcacGGGTGGGCTGGGTGGAGGAGTGCACGTGTCCCCCGGGCTACGCTGGGCAGTTCTGCCAGTCCTGCGCACCCGGCTTCAAGCGGGAGATCCCCTTCGGCGGCCCCTTCGTCAGCTGCGTGCCCTGCGCCTGCAACCAGCACGGGGACTGCCACCCCCTCGCAG GGCACTGCCAGTGCTTGCACAATACAGAAGGTCCCTTCTGCGAGCGCTGCAGCCCCGGGTTTTATGGCAACCCCTTCGTAGGGCGCTTTGATGACTGCAAGCCATGCCCCTGCCCTGGCCACTCGCCCTGCACCGAGGTGCCCAGCAGCGGGGAGGTGGTCTGCACCCACTGCCCCCCGGGGCAGAGAG GAAAACGCTGCGAGCTCTGTGACGATGGGTtttttggggaccccctggggcagagAGGCCCCGTGCATCCCTGCGTCCCCTGCCAGTGTCACGGGAACGTGGATCTCAACGCCGTGGGGAACTGCGATCCCGTGTCCGGCCGGTGCCTGCGCTGCCTGTACAACACGACGGGCGAGCACTGCGAGAGGTGTCAGCCAGGCTTCTACGGGGACGCGCTGGCTCCCGACCCTGCTGGGAAGTGTGCGC CTTGTGATTGCAACCCGGacggctcagccccggggctggagggCTGCGATCCCAGCACGGGCCAATGCCACTGCCTCCCGCACGTGACGGGCAGAGCCTGCGGGCTCTGCCAGCCTGGCTACTACGGCCTGCAGCCCGCTGTGGGGTGCAAGAG CTGCGAGTGCCACCCGACGGGGTCGCAGGAGAGCGGGTGCCACGCGCTGACGGGACAGTGCTCCTGCCAGCCGGGCGTTGCGGGGAAGCAATGCGACCGATGCCACCATGGCTTCTTCGGCTTCTCTGCCAGGGGCTGCCGAG CCTGCAACTGCTCCCCGCTGGGTTCCGTCACCCCGCAGTGCCACGAGAACAGCACCTGCCTCTGCCGCCCCGGCTTCGTGGGCTACAAGTGCGACCGGTGCCAGGCCAACTTCTTCCCCGATCCGTCGAGCTCCCGCTGCCAGCAGTGTCCTGCCTGCTATGGGCTGGTGAAGGACGAG GCTGACCGGCTAAAGGCCaggctgcaggagatggaggaaaGGCTGCAAAACCCAGGCTGTGACGCCCACCCGGGCCAGTCACCCATGCTGGGAGATGCACCCCGGGGAGACGGGCTGCCCAGCCCTCACCTCCTGCAAG GTGCCCGGGCTGCCCTCTCGGCGCAGGTGGGGCGGCTGGCAGGGGCGCTGGGCACCGCACGGGGCCGTCTCAGCAACGCCAGCCAGGCCACCGGCTGCTCCGGCCACGGACCCCCCAAGACCTGCATCCTGCTGTCAGAGATCGGGGCCGTGCTGCAGTCGGCGCAGCGGGAGATCCTGCACGCTGCGGACACCCTGGCTACCACG GAGATTCCCCAGGAAATCCCTCAACAGCCCACAAACTGGAGCCGCCGGGCGCTGGAGGCGCGGGAGCTGGCCGAGAG CCACGAGGACGCCATGGCGCAGGTGGAGGCGGTGGTCAGGAGAGCACTGCATGCCTCCAATGCCAGCTCCAAGTTCCTGCAGAACCTGCTGGAGGGGAACGCGATGCAGGAGGTGCAGCGTGAGCTGGAGGCCGG GTACGAGGAAATCCAGCGGGCGCGGGAGGAGCTGGGCGCTGGCGTGGCGGAAGCCAGGAGAGCTTTCGCAGCCGTGCAGCAGGCAAACACAGACATGGCCGAGAAACTTCTGCAGGTGGCTGCGCTGGGGCAG CAGGCACTGCCGGCGCAGGCTGGAGCCCTGGCCCAGGACCTGGCAGCGCTGGAGCAGGCAGCGGAGGCACAGGAGCCATCGGCTCGGCAGGCCGTCGAGGCGTCCCGCGCTCTGGCAGCCCCATtgcaccagcagctgcagaggacTCGCGGCTTCGAGCAG ctgcGGGACCGGGCTGGCTCTGCCCACAGCACAGCCACCTCAGCCGTCTCACATGGAAAAGCCGTGCTCTCTGATGCAGAGTCTCTCCTGGCCAGCTTGGAAG GCATGACGAAGGTGCTGGGGCATCGGAAGGGCCGGGCTGCCCTGAGCAGGAGGATGACGCTTGTGCGGGACAGGGCGATGGCGGAGGCCCAGAGGAAGATTAAACAGGCAGAGAAGATGCTGGGGAACTCCTTGTCCATCTCCACCGCAGCCGGGAGGATGGCTGGGGAGGCTGAGCAAGTCTCTGGGGAGAGTGCCAAG AGGGCACACgctgtgctgcaggagagcaAGCAGGCCCGCAAGCACGCCAGCCAGCTTGCCACGCGTGCCAATGAGACCCGGCGGGAGCTCTCCCGGCAGGAGCATGTGGCTGAGAAGCTCAGGGGGGACCTGGAGGAAGCACACCAG GTGGGGACAGAGGTGAGTGAGATGGCAAAAAGTCTCCAGGAAGCCCGGGGCTCGCTCATCTCGGACATCGAGACCCTGAACGACCTGCTGAGCAGTCTAG GCAACCTGGAGCAGGCGGCGCAGGTGGAGGCTGTGCTGAGCGCCGGGCGGCTGCAGCTGGAGCGGCTGTGGCTGCGCCTGGCCGCGTCGGGTGCCCTGGCCGGCCAGCTCAGCCTGCTGCGGCAGGAGGCGGCGCGGCAGCAGGAGAAGATCCAGGCGTTTGAGAGCGACTTGGCCGAGATCCGGGCTGACAAGCAGAACCTGGAGGACATTTTGCGGAGCCTCCCTGAGGGCTGCTCGAAGTGGCAGTGA
- the AIF1L gene encoding allograft inflammatory factor 1-like — protein sequence MAAPRRPSGGGLRRAPQDGRLEEINKEFLCDPKFSDEEDLEEKLAVFKEKYMEFDLNNQGEIDLMSVKRMMEKMGAPKTHLELKKMISEVTGGVSETISYQDFVNVMLGKRSAVLKLVMMFEGKANESNPKPSGPPPERDIASLP from the exons ATggcggctccgcgccggccgagcggcggggggctgcggcgggcccCGCAGGACGGGCGGCTGGAGGAGATCAAcaag gaaTTTCTCTGTGACCCAAAGTTCAGTGATGAAGAAGATCTGGAGGAGAAGTTGGCAGTGTTCAAAG AGAAGTACATGGAGTTTGACCTGAACAACCAAGGCGAGATTG ATCTGATGTCTGTCAAAAGGATGATGGAGAAGATGGGGGCTCCAAAGACTCACCTAGAACTGAAGAAGATGATCTCTGAGGTGACTGGAGGGGTTAGCGAGACCATCTCGTACCAGGACTTTGTCAACGTGATGCTTGGGAAACGCTCCGCTGTGCTTAAACT GGTCATGATGTTTGAAGGAAAAGCCAATGAAAGCAACCCAAAACCTTCTGGGCCGCCTCCAGAGAGAGACATAGCCAGCCTCCCTTGA